CCAGTAATCACCACAGGAGCAAACGCCATTCTCAAAATGGTGATACCGGTTCGTGTCCCTCACCGTGATCTGTCGCTCAGTGATCTTCGATATCAGCTTGATCGCATCGTGGCAATCCTCACAGACACGTATATTCTTCGTAACCCTGATTGGCGTCCCAGGCCTGCTATTGATGAGCATAAACATAATTGCCAACTTCTCGCTATGCACCGCCAAATGGTTCTCcttatcctcctcctccacatCGTGCAGGGCCGTCTCTGTTCTGGGAATGTAACCTGATTCCTTCATTTTCGCCACCAAAACCTCCAACTCCTCGTATATCTCCTTCGACTGGTGGTGCGATCGATCACCAGCAAGGAACGTGTGGACTTGATCACGAAGCTCCACATTGCTCACACCGGGTACTTTCTTCAATCCTCTGTCCTTCATGATCCTTCGAACCAGAGTTACATCGCTCCATCTCCTGGCCTTGGCGTATATGTTCGATAACAGGACATAGTAGCCAGATTGATTAGGAGCCAATTCGAATAAACGATCAGCTGCAATAACCCCGATATCCATGTTGTTATAGACATGGCAAGCATTCAGTAGAGCTCCCCACACCCTATCGTTGGGCTCCACCGGCATTTCCTTAATCCGAGAATACGCCTCATCAACGAGACCAGCACGGCCAAGCAGATCAACCATACAAGTAAAGTGTTCAACTCTTGGAGATATATTGTACCTCTCTGTCATCATTCTGTAATAATCGCGTCCCTCTGCTAGTAATCCCGCGTGGCTGCAAGCTGAGAGAATCGAAACGAACGCTATGGAATCCGGGATGATACCTAAATCCTGCATTTTCGAGAATAACTCAACAGCTTCATGGCCTTTCCCACTCCTGCCATAGGCAGACATCATTGAAGTCCAAGAAACAACATCCTTGATTCTCATTTCGTCGAACACTCTCCTCGCTTCGACTAAGCACCCACACTTCGCATACATATCAATCAACGCGTTCTCCACGGATAAATTAGGTTGCATCCTCTTCAATTTAACGAATCCGTGGATTCTCTTCCCCAGCGACAGAGCAGAGAGATCGCCACAAGACGGAAGCACACTAGCGATAGTGATCGAATCAGCTTCTATCCCCCGTGCCTCCATCTCCGTGTAAAGCTCAACTGCCTCATCAGACATGGAATTATTCGTATAAATCGAAATCATCACGTTCCACGCCACTAACTCCTTCGAATTCATGTTCACGAATATTCTCTTCACAAACATGACATTTTTTACACTAGTATCAGTCACAGCCGGAGACAGACTAGCCATAGTCCCGGAATTGTGATGCACACCTAACATCTCCATTTCTTCGCACACCTCCAACGCTTCATCGAATCTCCCATTCTGCGCATATCCCGCCACCAAAGAGTTCCAAGACACAATATCCCTAAACGGCATCCCATCAAAAACCAGCCTCGCCTCCACCAAATTCCCACATTTCCCGTACATCGCAACAAGGCCGTTACCTGTAAAAAGATTCAAATCAAGGCCCTTCTTCACGGCGGGAGAATGCATCTGCACCCCAAAACGGAAATTATCCGAGGCCGAGCAAGCTTTGAGAACGCAGGGGAACGTGTAGTGATCGGGGAAAACGCCCGAAGCCAGCGTGATTTTGTACATGAGGATCGCATCTTGGTACATATGATTGTTGACGTAGCTCCGGATCATGACGTTGCAAATGACGCTGTTTCTCTCGGGAATTTTGTCGAACACCTTGCGGGTGGAATCGGGTCTGCGGCGGGCGGCGTAGGCGCGCATAAGCTTGATGGCGAGGGAGGTGTCGGAGCATAAATTGGGGTCGGAGATGATGCGGGCGTGGAGCTTTTGCAGTGTGTTGAGGTCGAGGTGCTTGTCTAGTGAGAGGATGATGGAAGCTTCTGCGGAGGAAGTGTTCGTTATAATTTGGCGGGAAATATGTCTAACGGTTTTCATCACTGGTTCACTAAGACTGCGTGTTAGAAGACACTATATATAATTGGTGAAAAAATCCATCAAAGAATGAATTCGGTTTTCATCATGTCGCCGGATGCGGTCGGCACCGGAGGAGATGGACTGATTTCTGTGCCGCCGAAGAACTGCATTTTGTTTGGGGATCAAATCAAGACTCCGCAGTTGATCGATTCGATGGATTTTTCAGCAGAAATTTACGCGATCGGTGAGGATTTCACACCGGAATTTTGTTCCACTGTTTAAGCTCGACAATAAAATACTGTTGATCTCGCTTTTTCGGTTTTATTGTTGCCGTAGTTtctatttctaaattttaatagtactcctactactactacttaaagTAATTTCGTTTATGcacaatataaattataaaataggaaagaaaatgaaaaaaatatgagtaaaatacGAAAGAGgttataaaaataggactctattttttttagaaaaaaagagTTTTGAGCATATTACTTACTATGTGGAGAAGTATCAAACATTAACAATTTAACCCATGTGTTTCTTTTTTTGGTTATTTATTTTGCTGATTCTTAGTGTGTCATAGTGTTGCTTCTTGTTGATGTTTTTTCATTGTTGCCACCATTTTTTTTGGTTCACCAAATTTTGTAAAAAGCCATCTTCATTAATCACTTTCTTAATTTCCATACCCGAATATAAAAGTTCTCACTTCTAGTTGGAATTCAAGCTTAACTTGCTATTGCAACATACATAcaataggagtaatatttaaacATTAAACTGTACCCAACAACAAGCTTAACTTCTAAGTAATCACGGTAAGGAAATAAATTAGAAACCATTATTAATCCTCTTCAAAAACATAATCATCAAATAGTccaaagaaagaaagaaaagctAGAAATAATGCGAGTGTAAGGTTGAAAACAACCTAAAACTAATGAAAAAGAGTCTAGTCTTGGACAAAGCTAAACAGAAAATATGGACAACTTCACAAGAAATGCAACTCAGGCAAATAAATCAAAAATATTGCGGGAGTAAACAAAGCCTATTCAATGTTCCCATTTCTTCAGCTCCATGCCGTCGGGCGCGCTTCCTTCGACCTTTTTCGAGCCAACCTCTTTCCAGTTGGTTGATAGCACCGTCCCATTCGACTCTACCTGTAAACGAGGACCAGATGAAAAACGTCACTAGTGATCCAAGTACTACGGCATGTTGTATTAAACTCATTATTATTAGTTAAAATTTGCATTCTTACGAATGATTTCTGCATGGCCCTTCTTGTGTCTTCATCTGCATCCTTGTATATGTCTCTGAAAAACTTGTTCAGTGCTGCATCACCATCGAGCTTTTCGTCCTTTTCCTGATGCAGAAAATTTGTCATTTATGGGGCTGAGACTCTGCTTTTTTCATGCCTAAAAAGGGAAGCCAATAACACCAACCTCCTTTTTAACTTGAGCTTCGAGTTTATCCCAATCTACTCGTTTTGGTTTGGAGGAGGGATATGTGGGTTTCTCATTGCCTGTCAAACCAAAAGAAGGTCGTGTATCTCACGTCAGTAAAACCACACACATCATGTAAACATTTAGCTCGAACAGGAATGCAGCGTTTCCAGAAAGAACGCTCACCTGTAGGCACATTCACTTTCTGGACTACAGCAGCGTCCCTCTTAAATTCAAGGCATGTCCAGTGTACGGCGTCTGCCTTGGCAAGTCTGATCTCGATTTTGGTAGACATGACTTCATATCTACTCTTTGAGGGAACGATCTGTTTATCAAAGGGTGTAGTGATTTCAACACTAGCACTAGTAAATCAAACATAAAAAAAGTCCATGAAATTTCAGTCACTTTGCTTTTCACAAGGAGACAAAGACAATCACAAATTCACAGTAGAATTGCAGTAAGAAAGGGTAACGAAAAGCACTATGCATTGACAGATTGACCTAATTATGAAATAGAACTGTAAAAAATCTGCACCCCTGAATTAATGGGAAACAataatatagaaagaaaaaggattAACAACGACGAATTCTAATTAAAAGAAGAAATTATCGATCAAACATCACAAGGAGAATTTCTTCACAACTAAGATTCATACTCACACAAATACCTTACTTCATATAAAAGCAATGAAATGTTTACTTTTCATCCTGCTTATAAGGAAGTGAGGAACTAATATACTCTCTCAACAGAAGTAAGCAATGAGTTTAGATGTAATAAATTACCTTTCCAAATAACCGAGGTTGAAAATGATATGCCTCTTCACCAGGCACCTCAATGGTAACACTAAGCTGGGTATTAGCAAATGAGAAAGAAACGTTGGTACTTGTGCAGAAGCTAGTGTCATTTGATAaggaacaaaaaaaattaaataacaacTTACAATTTGTTCTCCAAAGTCAACCACAACACAGTTTGCTGGTATACGTTTTGCAAATATTGTTACGACAACTTCCTCTGGTTTCTGATAGAATTCATGCCTGTGAAACAAGAAAAAACCAGAAAAAACACTAAGAAATTATAGAAGTTATGCAATATCTTCGCAGACCAAACGAAACAGAACTAAGAATTTGAATAGTGCATCTGATGGCTGTCAAGAAATCTAACAGGAGAAGTGATTCGTGgtatatattttgtttgaataATGAAAAAGAATAGTTCTGTTCCTAAGAAACAAAGTTCCACTCTTATTCGTATAGTCCCTTCCACAATCATTAAGGGGCTACCATGTGATCATCAACCCATGATTAGTAGCTATTAACAGTATTTCTTAGATATCAAAGAAACGGATGAATGGATCTCACATACATAGATACAAAGTCAAAACAAAAAAGCCATGAACCAAAGAAATTAACCAATTCAAATAAACTACTATGAACTCAGTAAATCATAAGCAACAAATCTAACACTCATACTAACCTGTATTTCAGCCTAGTAGTCGATGCTGCTTTTTCTTGGCTGGACAACTCAACTGCTGGTGGCAAATTATTTGGAGTAACCACACCTGTTGAAGGTTTTTCAGCCAGTTGTGTAGGCAATTCTTGTGTTTCCtctgaaataaaaaagaaaattacatcCACATGGAGAACAAAAAAATGAACAGAAAACCTTGGAACATATTTCAGTACAGTTCGTGTTATTCTATGAATAAGCAAATGCCTAATCAAATCAATTTTTCACATATCATAGGCATTTCACATGAATGACATTTAGAGAACCATATGACCACAACCTCTGGCGCGAACATACTGCATAACTATATATAAGACACGTACGTAATGTACAAATAGtaaaacaaaaatatgcactcaaATAGCCAGACATTCtagaaattaaattcaaattttatcgAAAGTATAATTTCAGAAATAGAAAAACTGATGAATGTGTCATACAAGACATAAAAAATTACACTGAAGAGAAGTAGGAAGCATAGTTAGGCTATCAACTAACCTGCGATACGCTGATCACATTCTTCGATCAATTTAGGGAACCTGGAATCTGCAGGTGCCAAAGTTGCACCATTTTCCAGTGCTGTCTTGGCAGTCTGGTACTCCTCAAGCTTGATGCATGcaacactataaacaaaacatACACAAAATCTCATGGTACGAAACTGAATGTAGTTCTTTACATGAAACTGAAGTAGTAAGTTTTTTTTCAGTTATGAGATTCATCCAATTGAGAATAATCAAGATGCAATATCAAATAACGCTAACatcataataaatatattttggtcAATGTGAGATCAGGTTTTTAGCCTATATTCCAAGCAAACCATAACTATTCTTAGGGCTTTGATATTTAAAACTTGCCATGTAACCCAGATGACACTTGACAGTTGATTGCGAATAGGAGCAGAATATCATGCCAAACGTGGCCATAACTTACTTTGAGTTTCAGATCGTAAGAACATCCTTCAAACCTAATAAAAACTTACCCTTTACGCAGATATGCTTTCGCAATTGAAGGATCCAACTCGATTGCTTTGTTTGCATCAGCAACAGCCTCTGCTCATCAAATAGTACCATGATAAGTATTAAAACAAGTAGCTAAATTcccaaacaaattcaaaatttggaGACCCTAATTTCAAAACATCAAAGATCAATCAAAATAAGTGATTcggtgaaaaaaaataaaaactgatCTATTTCAATCTGCATGAGTACAGATAAAAAATGTGTGGCTTAAAGCCTTAAACAAACAACTTGGTCAGAACAAACAACACATCAATGCCGAACTTCCAGTCATTCAATAACCAATCAATTAGGataaaatattcaaaacaaTTCATCACCGAAGTTCAATAACTGAACCACAACACAAGTGATATATATTTCCCGGATAAAATCAGTATAAACTTAAAAAAAGCACAGCAACCTTCAAACATCAAATCTATGGATCTCACGGCATAGTCAATTTCATCAACACAAGTCATTACcgataaaaaaatagaaactgcTCTATTTCAATCTGCAAGCCTACACATAAATAAAAAGGAGTAGCTTGAACAAACAACTTGGTCAGGATTCACCACAGAACACCAATACAACAATCCAAACTGCGGATGGCGCAATAATTGTTCGATAGCCAACTAATTACGATCAAATATACAAATCAACGCATAACAGAActtcaataacaaaacaaaattctatttcccGGATATAACAAGCAACCTTCTGCAATAAGAGCACGAAATCCCTTACCGGTGAAGTTTTGGAGCTTGATATTGGCCTGAGCGCGGTCAACGAAGAGGTCAGCGCTGTTAGGGCTCAGAGCAATCGCCTGAGAGTATAGGTCAGCTGCCAGTTCAAAGTGATCATCAATGAACGCTTCCTTGGCCTTCTTCTCCAGATCCGCAGACGCCATTGAAGCTCGGATTTGGTAGCTGAATCGCGCCGAGGGATTGCGCGTGTTGGATTCAAAGGAATGGAGGAGACTTGAAATTGATAAGCTGAGGAAAGGGGAAGGTAAGATGGAGAGAAATTTAGATGCGGTTTAAATCTATGATTGATTTTGGGAGTATTTATATTATGGCCAatgattatttgtatttttatattcCTACTTGTATTTGTGATTGTATTTATTGACTTTTGAGTGAAACATAGGAAGGTTCTAGATCTACTTACCATATCAGATTATAAAAAAATCTATTCCATATTTAGTTGAAACATGAGCATTTGTTTTTTTGGTAATTTACAATGTTACACGtccatatattaataattttaaaattacaaaaaatttggtcaaaattcGAGTAAGTCATACATTTTTTAGAACTATAATACTATTAGATTAcgaagattcaattttttttcaatc
This sequence is a window from Salvia splendens isolate huo1 chromosome 5, SspV2, whole genome shotgun sequence. Protein-coding genes within it:
- the LOC121802011 gene encoding putative pentatricopeptide repeat-containing protein At3g49142 is translated as MKTVRHISRQIITNTSSAEASIILSLDKHLDLNTLQKLHARIISDPNLCSDTSLAIKLMRAYAARRRPDSTRKVFDKIPERNSVICNVMIRSYVNNHMYQDAILMYKITLASGVFPDHYTFPCVLKACSASDNFRFGVQMHSPAVKKGLDLNLFTGNGLVAMYGKCGNLVEARLVFDGMPFRDIVSWNSLVAGYAQNGRFDEALEVCEEMEMLGVHHNSGTMASLSPAVTDTSVKNVMFVKRIFVNMNSKELVAWNVMISIYTNNSMSDEAVELYTEMEARGIEADSITIASVLPSCGDLSALSLGKRIHGFVKLKRMQPNLSVENALIDMYAKCGCLVEARRVFDEMRIKDVVSWTSMMSAYGRSGKGHEAVELFSKMQDLGIIPDSIAFVSILSACSHAGLLAEGRDYYRMMTERYNISPRVEHFTCMVDLLGRAGLVDEAYSRIKEMPVEPNDRVWGALLNACHVYNNMDIGVIAADRLFELAPNQSGYYVLLSNIYAKARRWSDVTLVRRIMKDRGLKKVPGVSNVELRDQVHTFLAGDRSHHQSKEIYEELEVLVAKMKESGYIPRTETALHDVEEEDKENHLAVHSEKLAIMFMLINSRPGTPIRVTKNIRVCEDCHDAIKLISKITERQITVRDTNRYHHFENGVCSCGDYW
- the LOC121802551 gene encoding protein SGT1 homolog — translated: MASADLEKKAKEAFIDDHFELAADLYSQAIALSPNSADLFVDRAQANIKLQNFTEAVADANKAIELDPSIAKAYLRKGVACIKLEEYQTAKTALENGATLAPADSRFPKLIEECDQRIAEETQELPTQLAEKPSTGVVTPNNLPPAVELSSQEKAASTTRLKYRHEFYQKPEEVVVTIFAKRIPANCVVVDFGEQILSVTIEVPGEEAYHFQPRLFGKIVPSKSRYEVMSTKIEIRLAKADAVHWTCLEFKRDAAVVQKVNVPTGNEKPTYPSSKPKRVDWDKLEAQVKKEEKDEKLDGDAALNKFFRDIYKDADEDTRRAMQKSFVESNGTVLSTNWKEVGSKKVEGSAPDGMELKKWEH